TCACTAACATATCAAATGAATAtctaaacaaaattatcttactgtcactaaaatattcaaatcatcAACCAGCTGTGAGAAAGCCAAcaacaaaaattttattttcaggtagTCCTAAAAAACATTACCTCATCTTAATATTATCATACCGACATACAGGCTTGGCCttgatataagtaaaatatatttacatgatATACTACACTCAGTTCAGTTTAGAGAAAATTAGACATCACATTATTATTAGAAACTAATTAAACTCATGAGTTCaccaaacatatttatttacaagctgATTAATTGAAGATTATAcacaatttcattataattcagTCTTCATTTATTATACCTGGCAGCACCTGCTTTGGCAAGTTGATCAGCCATCTCATTGCCATGTATTCCACAATGTGCTTCAACATAATTCCATTTGATTTGTAACTTATTTTGTACAGAGTCTAAATCTTTGAAGTCAGTCTCATTCTTCACAGGCTCTCCTGATTGCAACTTCCATCCTTTTCTCTTCCAACCTGGAAgtgtaatgaaaaaaaatcatattatctATGTGACCATTTTGTCTTCCAACAAGACATGTTAATTGAATTTGGCTACAGGAAACCTCTGTGCCCAGTAAAGGataatatgaagttaaataataggtattattaattaatgcaGCAAAGGTCTTATCTCCATGATAcctaattacttaataatattataacaagaataatgtatacaatttataaacatGTTTCAATTATATTCACCTGGCATCCATTTTGTAACAGAGTTGATTAAGAACTTTGAGTCTGTGTTGATAGATAGTTTTGTGAGTCCATTTTGTACAGCCTGCTTTATTGCTCGTGTAGCAGCTTGTATCTCACCACAATTGTTAGTAGCTCTACCAGATACAGGCTCACTGATGTTAAGGGGATGACCATCACCCCAGAACACACCGAGACCAGCTCGGGCCCCACTTTTACCATTTGATGAACAAGCCCCATCAGTGTAAACCACCACAAAACCATCATTGTCCAGCTCAAACTCCTCACCACCActggtttttctttttttcttggTGGGAGGTTCAATTAATATTGCCTTTTTGGCGccttttgttataattttatcaacacCTTTCTCAAatgtttttaatcttttttctATGTCATCCATTTGCTTAGATATAATTGCGCCCAAATCATCAGAAATATCGGAAAAGTCATCATCATCTTCAAAAGTTTTGTCACTGGAACTAGCTTCAGATTTTGTTTTAGACTGGTTCACAACActcttattatttatgtttctcgACGTGGATGGTGAGTGTGCCCTTTTAAGGTTATTTGAAGGTGCAGGAAGCGATTTCCTCGAAGGTTTTGACTGTTGTGTTTTACTAGTTGTTTTAGTATTTCCACCCTGTGAGGTAATGAATTCTTGAGCTCCTACAACTGAATCGAATTTTTTATACCTAGCACCAGGAAAACCTTTTACTTGTGCTTCACAATCAGGCCATGTCATAAATATGCCGGCAGTACGTCCCTTTGCGACGGCATAAAAAGGCATTTTCGTATTTGTTAAACagcttttattaattaataaatcagtttttaaaAGAACGTTTCGTGTGGCTACCCTCCAAATTGACatttgattgatatttattatttcatttgacaGTGGCACATGACAGTTAAGTGTTACCAGAACTAATTGTTTAGTcgatttcaaataaattatttattttactatgttatacaaataagtaaattcCTGCAATAGGCTATTTTACAAACCTGTACCTATAAGTAGAACGGCAGACTTAAAggtactttaatttttattattctatatcTTTTACTTTGCTTTACTGATAACATGTACTATACATTTTAGTTAAGTTCTCTTCACATTTCGGACCAGATAAATCGCATGATCACATTAGTTACCTATTTACTGAATTAACTGATTATGTTTGCACTTGCAACTTTTTCTGGATAACAATTTATTCTAACTGAGTAGAAATCGGACTTACAGTCCTTGCGGGCCATTGTAGCGGTAGTGACCACACTCCTTAATGCGTGTTGGTTAAAATAGTAGCCGTCGTCATACATTTTTccaatatttgtaataataatattatctcatTTTAACCGTTAATAAGATCATGATGCCTGAATACTCAAACGACACTGCGTTGTCACAGTCGGCGGTTCGCAAACGACAGAGGCAGGAGACCGAGATATGAGACCCAGACCGGAGAATGCGACCACAACTGTTACTTTGCTTACGTTCTACCGTCCGTTTCAGTCTTGCTTGCGAACTGTTTCATATGCATAAGCAAAAGTGAAATAACGGCCGCAGTTTCGGTATCCTGTCTCTGTCGCATCGTGATGCTTACTTACCACAACTTTTACTTTGAAGTTTGACACTTGTGGTAGGTGTATCTTTGAgactcatttaaaatttaatgttgttTGAGAATGTAGCCTTTACACTCTTTTTCAATCAAGCAGTCTGCCATggtatataaaatatcatgGTACATAAGCATGATATTTTTTGACGTCAACACTTCTACAGgctataactataaaattgaaaataagtgGCTATCGACAATTATTATTCTCGTACGCCTACCAAGACTACTTAAGATTATGTAGAAGGTATATTGGTTCAAATAAAAGTCAATATAAATACAGTAATGTACTTTATTAGGAGACTTAACAATAGGTCTGTCAtcgtttatttaatgttaacaCACCATTTTCTTTGTCACCACTAATGTCtgtaaaaaatcttatatttaaacaatgatCCACTGTGATTAATCTCGCGGCACTACGTTATTGAACTAGTTTGTTAACGACAGTCTACAACTGTGCATTCATTTcaattaatacaatataaaaaacgaTAAGTATTGCgaactttaaaaatatgcaaactaaaatatttaatcaagtGGTACGGatacatatttaaagaaatatcgtACCTACCTATTGTAAATTGAAAAACctagttattttgtaaaaatacaattttgttactACTAAGTTcattagcaaataaaataatgaactgtTACAATATTAGGCTTCTTAGGAACATACCTATTCCACACATACCAAatacaattacattattattatgattttaaaaatgcaaattatgtataagtatgcAAATTGTAGGAGGTATCCATTATCGTGATTTTTTCTGTTAGATTCGAGTGATTGGTACAATTAATTTACGTATATACTGAAAAAATGGCACTATTTCGAAAAATGGCTTTAAGGATTATGCAGATAGTGTTCACGTCTTTGTTAAAggtaataaaacattacaaacgcatttattatatattattataacaagaa
Above is a window of Anticarsia gemmatalis isolate Benzon Research Colony breed Stoneville strain chromosome 2, ilAntGemm2 primary, whole genome shotgun sequence DNA encoding:
- the LOC142982193 gene encoding ribonuclease H1-like → MSIWRVATRNVLLKTDLLINKSCLTNTKMPFYAVAKGRTAGIFMTWPDCEAQVKGFPGARYKKFDSVVGAQEFITSQGGNTKTTSKTQQSKPSRKSLPAPSNNLKRAHSPSTSRNINNKSVVNQSKTKSEASSSDKTFEDDDDFSDISDDLGAIISKQMDDIEKRLKTFEKGVDKIITKGAKKAILIEPPTKKKRKTSGGEEFELDNDGFVVVYTDGACSSNGKSGARAGLGVFWGDGHPLNISEPVSGRATNNCGEIQAATRAIKQAVQNGLTKLSINTDSKFLINSVTKWMPGWKRKGWKLQSGEPVKNETDFKDLDSVQNKLQIKWNYVEAHCGIHGNEMADQLAKAGAARYNK